Proteins from a single region of Pyrus communis chromosome 6, drPyrComm1.1, whole genome shotgun sequence:
- the LOC137737829 gene encoding protein NRT1/ PTR FAMILY 4.6-like — translation MEQEQQLSTRWEGYVDWRSRPAIRGRHGGMLASSLVLVAEVLENLAYLANSSNLVMYLKDYMHLSPSKAANNVTDFMGTAFLLALLGGFLSDAFFTTYHIYLISTVIEFLGLILLTVQARLPSLKPPSCTKDSLDNPCQEVEGGKAAMLFLGLYLVALGVGGIKGSLPSHGAEQFDESTPQGRKQRSTFFNYYVFCLACGGLIAVTLVVWIEDNKGWEWGFGIATISILLSIPVFLAGSTLYRNKIPNGSPLTTIFKVLIAATLHSCVTGSPSNAIVSMAPTPSSTLITKAVSEPNIVEKEDYATDNQTPTESLKFLNRAVVVNKPVHDKLHCTVKQVEEVKIVLKILPIFACTIILNCCLAQLSTFSVQQAATMDTKLGSLKVPPASLPIFPVLFIMIIAPVYDFFIIPFARRAKKSEMGITHLQRIGAGLALSIIAMAIAALVEIKRKRVASNSGMLDSTEPLPITFFWIALQYLFLGSADLFTLAGLLEFFFTEAPTSMRSLATALTWASLAMGYYLSSVIVSVVNDVSGKYSDHKWLSGKMLNHYHLERFYWLMCVLSGLNFLHYLFWATRYKYRSTRTNK, via the exons ATG GAGCAAGAACAGCAGCTCAGCACCAGATGGGAAGGCTACGTGGACTGGAGAAGCCGACCTGCAATCAGAGGTCGCCATGGTGGCATGCTCGCCTCCTCCCTTGTGCTGG TGGCGGAGGTATTGGAGAACTTGGCATATCTGGCAAATTCAAGCAACTTGGTCATGTACTTAAAGGATTATATGCATTTATCTCCGTCCAAAGCCGCAAACAATGTCACAGATTTCATGGGCACCGCCTTCCTTCTGGCCCTTCTCGGTGGTTTCTTATCCGATGCCTTCTTCACAACTTATCACATCTACCTGATAAGTACAGTTATTGAATTTCTG GGTTTGATCCTACTCACAGTGCAagctcgcttaccttcactgaAGCCACCATCATGCACCAAAGACAGCCTCGACAATCCATGCCAAGAAGTTGAAGGTGGAAAAGCTGCCATGTTGTTCCTAGGCCTGTATCTGGTGGCATTGGGGGTCGGAGGGATAAAGGGCTCTTTACCATCACATGGCGCCGAGCAATTTGATGAGAGCACTCCACAAGGCAGGAAGCAGAGATCAACCTTCTTCAACTACTATGTCTTCTGCCTTGCTTGTGGCGGCCTGATTGCGGTGACACTGGTGGTGTGGATTGAAGACAACAAAGGGTGGGAATGGGGTTTCGGAATTGCAACCATTAGCATATTGTTGTCCATACCGGTGTTCCTTGCTGGCTCTACTCTTTACAGGAACAAGATACCTAATGGAAGTCCCCTAACAACCATTTTCAAG GTTTTAATTGCTGCCACACTTCACAGCTGTGTGACCGGAAGTCCAAGCAATGCCATTGTGAGCATGGCTCCAACTCCTTCTTCAACCCTAATCACCAAAGCAGTATCAGAACCAAACATCGTGGAGAAGGAGGATTACGCCACTGATAACCAAACACCAACAGAAAGCCTCAAGTTCCTAAACAGAGCAGTTGTAGTGAACAAGCCAGTCCACGATAAACTACATTGCACCGTGAAGCAAGTAGAAGAAGTCAAAATCGTGCTTAAAATCCTCCCGATTTTCGCATGCACGATCATTCTCAACTGCTGCCTAGCTCAGCTCTCCACATTCTCCGTCCAACAAGCTGCGACCATGGACACAAAGCTCGGCTCTCTGAAAGTCCCGCCTGCTTCCCTCCCCATCTTCCCCGTACTCTTCATCATGATCATAGCACCAGTCtacgacttcttcatcatcccaTTCGCACGTAGGGCCAAGAAATCCGAAATGGGAATCACGCACTTGCAACGCATAGGAGCCGGCCTAGCCCTCTCCATCATTGCAATGGCAATAGCAGCCCTCGTGGAGATCAAGCGCAAGCGCGTAGCGTCCAACTCTGGAATGCTAGACTCAACCGAGCCACTCCCCATCACGTTCTTTTGGATTGCGCTTCAGTACTTGTTCCTGGGGTCAGCGGACCTTTTCACATTGGCCGGACTGTTGGAGTTCTTCTTCACGGAAGCGCCGACGAGCATGAGGTCTCTGGCAACAGCTCTCACTTGGGCTTCCTTGGCAATGGGGTATTATCTGAGCTCAGTGATTGtttctgtggtgaatgatgTTTCAGGGAAATACTCCGACCACAAATGGCTGTCCGGTAAAATGCTGAATCACTACCACCTGGAGAGATTCTATTGGCTCATGTGTGTGCTGAGTGGATTGAATTTCTTGCACTATCTTTTCTGGGCAACCAGATACAAATACAGAtcaacaagaacaaataagTAA